The genomic DNA TCTCCGGCAAGGTCATAACGGCAATGATCCGGTCGTGAATGGACACGCGATTGCGCTCACCGACCTTCCCGCTATCCGGAGAATTGACCTGCATATCGAGAAACAGGGCGGGTATGCGTTCCCCCGTCACCCGATGACGCCATGTTCCGATCGTCGTGGTCGCCAGGATTTTTCCGACACGGGCGAGTTCCAGATGCAGGAACCGGTAGCCCACATCATACTCCATACATATAGGGGTTTCCATGGGTGTGAAACGGGCGTCAATATCCGCTAACGGCTTCTCTCCGGCCTTCGCCGTGATGGCCAGCAGCCATAGCAGGCCGGCCGTCACCAGTAACATTTTGTTACCCGTCATCACCGACGTCTCCTCCGCCCTCTTGGCTCCCCACTTCGTTCCGGCCGTGCTCCCTTGCCGACCGCCTTTGGCTTTTCTGCCTCAGGCCGGCTCAGGGCAAAATCAATACGCCGTTTATCAAAATCCACTTTTACAGGAATGACCTTGAGGCGAGTTCCCAACTTGTAGAGGTCCTGACCCGCCCTCAGCGCTTTTGCCGCAGGATCAAAGCGCACAAAGGCTTCCGATATGGCCGAGACATGGAGCAGGCCCTGCACGCCCAGGCCGTCCAGCTCAATGAAAAGCCCGAAGTTCATCACCTTGACCACCACGGCCTCGTATACCCGTACATTTCGTTGCTCGATTTGCTGGGCGAGGAACCGGTATTTCTTGATTTCCAGCAATTCGCGTTCTGCCGCCTGAGCCACCTGCTCGGTCTCGGAGCAATGGACCGCAAGCCGTTCCAGTTCCTGGGCGGGATACGGATTGCTCTTTCCCTCCAACATGGCCGCCAAAATGCGGTGTACAATCAAATCGGGATAGCGCCGGATGGGTGAGGTGAAATGGGCATAATACTTCTTTGCCAGGCCGAAATGCCCGCCCTCTTTGGAACTATAGATCGCCCGCTTCATACTGCGGAGCACCGCCATCTGCGCGCTGTTGGCAAGCGGGGTATCCTTGATCCGGGTCAGGAATTCCATCAGGTTGCGCCGGTGCTTCAGTTGACCGGGTTGATACCCCATATCGTGCAGATCAGCCGTCAGCATTTCGATTTTCTCGGCATCAGGCTCTTCGTGGAGCCGGTGAATCAGCTTCATTCCTTTTGCGCTCAATTCCCGATCGACCGCCTCATTCGCCGCCACCATGCATTCCTCGATCATCTGGTGTGAGATATCGTTTTCAACGGGGCGGATATCCTCAATCATTCCGTCCGCACCAATGATCACGGAATTTTCCGGCATCGTGATATCCAGCGCCCACTGGGCCATGCGTCGGGCGCGCAGTTGCATAGCCAGCTCGCACACGTCCAGGATCAGGGGGCGGGCCTCGGCCGGCATCGCCACCTTGCAATGCATGCCGGCGGGCGTCTGGATCACCTGCAACGCCTGCTCATAATTCAGGCGCAAGCGTGAGCGGATCATCGTCCGGGCAAACTTGGCCGCAATCATGCGTCCGGCCTGATCGAAAGTCATAAAGGCGGAAAACGCCAACCGGTCCTGATCCGGCTTCAAACTGCAAAGCCCGTTTGAAAGCTCTTCGGGTAACATGGGGATCACCTTGTCGGGGAGATAGACGCTGTTACCGCGTTCAATGGCTTCCTGGTCAAGCACGTTCCCCTTGGTCACAAAATGACAGACATCGGCAATATGCACCCCCAATACCCGGCGCCCTTCTTCGTCGCGCTCCAGGGAAAGCGCATCATCAAAATCCTTGGCTGTCACGGGATCCACCGTGAAAATGAATTTACTACGCAGATCCAGGCGCTTGCTCGTCTGGGTCAACCGTGCTGCG from bacterium includes the following:
- the rnr gene encoding ribonuclease R; its protein translation is MMPKSAMKKVTHEAILEFFQKPDYTPMTLGELTDVLVLRGGERKALVDILQKMVLNGEIVIIRKTRYSLGAPADLVTGRLEVKRSGGGYLTNLDGELAVQIERGNLSTALPGDQVVVRLEPRRPGTPEWQRQGVVIRVVERGTRVVVGTLKSTGKFLYVLPLNPSYQQDFYVPDAQGAQLNDRVVIQFTNWENRHVNPEAEIIEVIGPADNPSLDTLAVMRQYDLPQEFPAEVMREASDSAARLTQTSKRLDLRSKFIFTVDPVTAKDFDDALSLERDEEGRRVLGVHIADVCHFVTKGNVLDQEAIERGNSVYLPDKVIPMLPEELSNGLCSLKPDQDRLAFSAFMTFDQAGRMIAAKFARTMIRSRLRLNYEQALQVIQTPAGMHCKVAMPAEARPLILDVCELAMQLRARRMAQWALDITMPENSVIIGADGMIEDIRPVENDISHQMIEECMVAANEAVDRELSAKGMKLIHRLHEEPDAEKIEMLTADLHDMGYQPGQLKHRRNLMEFLTRIKDTPLANSAQMAVLRSMKRAIYSSKEGGHFGLAKKYYAHFTSPIRRYPDLIVHRILAAMLEGKSNPYPAQELERLAVHCSETEQVAQAAERELLEIKKYRFLAQQIEQRNVRVYEAVVVKVMNFGLFIELDGLGVQGLLHVSAISEAFVRFDPAAKALRAGQDLYKLGTRLKVIPVKVDFDKRRIDFALSRPEAEKPKAVGKGARPERSGEPRGRRRRR